The Kitasatospora paranensis genome has a window encoding:
- a CDS encoding transglycosylase SLT domain-containing protein produces MRTRAALVTAAAGLAAVGAAVAPAATASAASLSPQSIAAQVVPANQLASFNQIISHESGWNVHATNASSGAYGLGQALPGSKMASAGADWKTNPKTQIKWAYDYMNSRYGSPNAAWSFWQNHHWY; encoded by the coding sequence ATGCGTACCCGTGCCGCTCTGGTCACCGCCGCCGCCGGTCTTGCCGCCGTCGGTGCCGCCGTCGCCCCGGCCGCCACCGCTTCCGCGGCCTCGCTGTCCCCGCAGAGCATCGCCGCCCAGGTCGTGCCCGCGAACCAGCTGGCGTCCTTCAACCAGATCATCTCGCACGAGTCCGGGTGGAACGTCCACGCCACCAACGCCTCCTCCGGCGCCTACGGCCTGGGCCAGGCCCTGCCGGGCTCCAAGATGGCCTCCGCCGGTGCGGACTGGAAGACCAACCCGAAGACCCAGATCAAGTGGGCCTACGACTACATGAACTCCCGCTACGGCAGCCCGAACGCCGCCTGGTCCTTCTGGCAGAACCACCACTGGTACTAA